The DNA sequence CCCACCCGGCCCGAACGGCCGCGTCGTACGGCTGCACCCCGGCGGCTTTGACCCGCACTCGCACTTCGCCGGGCCCGGCGTGCGGCTCGGGGAGATCGAGGACGCGGAGGACTTCGGGACCGCCGAATTCGGTGAACGCCACAGCTTTCATGACGTCAGTCTGATACTTCTAGTTACCTTGAGGTCAAGACCGTGAGTCCGGGCCACCGGCTCCGCCACCGTAGGCTGCGCGCATGGTCGAGATCGTCCGCGCCACCCCGGACCAAGCCGCCGCCCTGACCGCGCTCGTGCACGCGTCGTCGGCGTACCGAGGCGACTACGCCACCATCCTCGACGGCTACGAAGTCACGCCCGCGTACGTCGAAGCCAACCCCACGTTCACCGCCACGCACGACGGCGGCGTCGTCGGCTTCTACGCGCTCGTGGAAGCGGAACTCGACCTGCTCTTCGTCGCCGACGCCGCCCAGGGCCTCGGCGTCGGCCGCCGGTTGGTCGAGCACCTGCGGGGTGAAGCGCGAACCCGCGGGCTGCGCGCGATTCGCGTCGTCGCGCACCCGCCCGCGCTGGAGTTCTACCTCCGCATGGGTGCGCGGCGCACCGGCACGGTCCCGCCGAACCCGCCCAAGGTCCGCTGGGAACGGCCGGAGCTCCGCTTCGACGTCCCTACATGTTGATCATGTGGTTCCGGGTTTCGCCTATCCAGGCATGATCGACCGTGACCGAGGGCGCGCTGTGGCCTTCTACGCCTCGGCCTTGCTCGACGCGGACAAGTCGACAGGACGCTGTCGCAGCACCTCGGCCACGTCGACCACTCCGGAAAGACTGTCGACGAATTCACCGCAGAGACCCTAGTTCACGGAAAGCAATCCAGTCATTCTTGACGACGTCTAACCCGCGAAAATATAACCAACCCGTCTTCGATATTCAGATCACAATCGTAAACCCGGTCGCGCGATCCACGGTAAGTCACGCTCGCCGCGTGCGGCGGCCGAACCTCGACCGAGACAAGCTTGAGACCTTCAACCGGCTCACCAAACCTGGCAGCAAGCAGCGCTTGCGACCGCTCCAGCGCGTCACCCTCATTCATCGGCGGTACTGGCACCAAACCAGATATCCTGAGCCTGTCCGCCATCTTGCGGCCAACAAGTTTGAGTGAATCGTACGCACCGTTCCCGATAACCCCACCGGCTACCGCGCCGCCAATGAAAGAAGTAATAGCTAAAACGGCAGCCGAAGCGCCCCACTCGTGACGATTCTCTTGGACTTCAATGGTGTACGGCGCGGGGAACCCTTCCTTGTCATCTGCGTTGGGGATCGCTTCAATCTCTGCTACGAGCCAGTCCCTGTGCCACGCCGCTCCATGAGATTCGATCTCGACAACTTCGAGTACTTGCTCGTCGATCGGAGCCGCGTCCGCAATACGCACGGAGACAACTACCTGGTCAGCGTAACTCCGTGAACCACCTTCGGCACTCGGCTCGTCGGCCATCGAACACCCACCCTCGTTCGGACTTCTCGCCGTCGAACGCCAAGCCGCGTGACGGCCCGGCCACGGCCTGACACCTGCCCTGACCTGCGAGTCCCGAGGTCAGAGCAGGTTCACGCTTACATGTTGATCATGTGCCCGGCCAGCCCGAGCACAGCTTCCTTCACGGCCTCACCCAGCGTCGGGTGCGCGTGCACGTTCCGCGCCACCTCGTGCACGGTCAGATCCCACTGCTGCGCCAAAGTCAGCTCCGGCAGCAGCTCCGTGACATCCGGCCCGATCAGGTGCCCGCCGATCAGCTCCCCGTGCGCACCGTCACTGATCAGCTTCACGAACCCCCCGGCGTCGCCCAGCCCCTGGGCCTTCCCGTTGGCGGTGAACGGGAACTTCGCCACCCGGACGTCGAACCCCTTCTCCCGGGCCTGTGCCTCGGTCCACCCGAAGCTGGCGATCTGCGGCTGGCAATACGTCGCCCGCGGGATCATCGGGAAGTCGAGCTCCATCGTCTCCGCACCGGCGATCGTCTCCGCCGCCACCACGCCCATCGACTCGGACGCGTGCGCCAGCATCAGCTTCGCCGTCACGTCACCGATCGCGAAGATGTGGTCCACGCTGGTCCGCCCGCGGCCGTCGATCGCGATGGCACCCCGCTCGGTCAGCGCGACGCCGGTCTTCTCCAGCCCGTAGCCCTCGACCCGGGGCTGGAAACCGATGGCCTGCAACACCTTGTCGGCGGTGAGCACCTGCCGGCCGTCCTTCTCGGACGACACCGTCACCTGGACCGAAGAACCCGACTCGTCGATCGACTCCACCCGGGTCGACGTCAGCACCTTGATGCCGAGCTTCCGGTACCGCCGCGCCAGCTCCGCCGACACCTCGGCGTCCTCCAGCGGGACGAGGCGGTCGAGGAACTCGACGATCGTCACGTCGACGCCGTAGTTCTTCAGCACGTACGCGAACTCCACGCCGATCGCGCCCGCGCCGGCGATCACGATGCTCGCGGGGAGCTCGCTGGACAGGATCTGCTCTTCGTACGTGACGACCCGCGAGCTGCGGGACGTCCCCGGCAGCAGCCGCGTGGTCGCGCCGGTCGCGATGATGCAGTGGCCGAAGGTGAGCTGCGAGCCGTTCACCTCGAGCGTGTGGTCGTCGAGGAACGTGCCGTGCCCGTCGAACTCGGTGATCTTGTTCTTCTTCATCAGGAAGTGCACGCCCTTGACGCGCCCGTCGGCGACCTTCCGGCTCCGCTCGTAAGCGGCCGTGTAGTCGACCCGGATCGGGCTGTCCGACGAAATGCCGAACGCCTTCGCCTCCTGCGTCACGACGTGCGCCAGCTCGGCGTTGCGCAGCAGCGCCTTCGACGGAATGCACCCGACGTTCAGGCAGACACCGCCCCAGTACTTCTCCTCGACCACCGCGACGCTCAGCCCCAGCTGCGACGCGCGGATCGCCGCCACGTAGCCGCCTACCCCGGCCCCCAGGACGACGACATCAAAGTGTTGTGCACTCATGAGCCGAAACTACCCCTTCGGCCGGAAGCGGGCGGGGTGACGCCGACCTCAGGCCGCGAGGGGCCGCCGCTCGCCGCGGATGGACTCGAGCAGCGTCGTCACCTCGCCCATGATGCGAGCCGTCGCCTCCTCCAGCACCTCACGGGTGAGCGGGCGGTCACGCAGGTCGGACAGGTCGACCGGCGGCCCGGCGACCAGCTCGACGGTCTTGCGCGGCAGCCCGCGCGGGAACCACGCCGTCGACGGCAGCAGGTGGTGGGTGCCCCAGTTGGCCACCGGGATCACCGGCGCGCCCGTCTCCAGCGCGGCGCGGACGAGGCCGGTCTTGCCGCGCATCGGCCAGCCGTCGGGGTCCTTCGAGAACGTGCCTTCCGGGAAGACCGCGACGCACTCGCCCGCCCGCACCGAAGTCACCAGGTCGCGGTAGGCGTCGGCGGCTGTCGCCGCACCGCGGTAGACCGGGATGTGCCGGCCCGAGCGCATCACGCGGCCGACCACCGGCAGGTTCCACAGCGAGGCCTTGGCCAGGTAGCGCGGCACGCGGCCGGCGGCGAGGCAGAACGCGGTGAGCGTCGTCGGGTCGGCGAACGAGAGGTGGTTCGAGGCGACCAGCACCCCGCCGGTCTTCGGGATGTGGCGGGAGCCCCGGACGCGGAACCGGGTGGTCTGCGCGAGGAACTGCCAGACCACCTCGATCGCGAAGCTGTACCAGGCGCCACGGCCGGCGCGGGCGAAGCGCCGGCCGTAGGCGATCATCTGGCGTCGGGTGAGCAGCTCGCCCTCGAGGTCCAGGGCGGTCCAGCGGTCGGTCATGGATGTCATTCGTAGCCGACGACCGGGCGGTTCGGCCCCGGCGCGCGCCGAACGCGGCGCAGATCACACTGCCGATTTCACCGGCGTTCGAGAACCACCACGGGGATCTCGCGGTCGGTCTTCTTGGCGTATTCGTTGTAGTCCGGCCAGACGGCGGCGAGCTTGTCCCAGAGCTTCGCGCGCTCCTCGCCCTCGGCCGTACGGGCGACGGCCGTGAACTTGTCCGCCTTCACCTGCACGCCGACCTCGGGGGTCTCGACGAGGTTGAAGTACCAGCCGGGGTGGTTCGGCGCGCCGCCCTTGGAGGCCACGATCACCGGGTTCCCGTCGACTTCCTGGTAGATGAGGGCGAACTTGCGCTCCTGACCGGTCTTGCGGCCCTTGGTGGTCAGCACCAGCGTCGGGACGCCTTCCTTCCACTCGTGCCCGACCTCGCCGTCGGTCTCCTCGTAGCGGCGGACGTGCTCGTCACCGAACAGCATGCGTGTTCCTTTCGCGTCGATCAGCAGTGGCAGACTCACCACTTGAAGGTTCTCCTTGTTTGCAACACACGCGCCGCGACCGATCTTCCCGGCCCGTTTCACTCGAACGGGTCAGGTCCCCCGAGCAGCGGCTTCTCCGGAGACACCCTCCTCCCAGTAGATTGCACCGACCGAGCACGCGGAGACACTCGAAACCGATCTTGGAGGAGCCAGCCATGAAGGCCCGGCCGCACGTGACACTGGAAGACGTGGCACGCAGCGCGAACGTCTCGCTCGCGACGGCGTCGCGGGTGCTCAACGGCACCGCGTCCGTCCGCGCCGACCTGCGGGAGCGGGTTTCCGCCGCCGCGGCCGAGCTGGCTTACGCCCCGAACGCGCACGCGCAGGCCCTCGCCGGCGGCACGCACCGCACGGTCGGCGTGATCTGCCACGACGTCAGCGACCCGTACTTCGCCGCGATCGCCGGCGGCGTGATGCGGGTGGCGACCGACAACGGGCTGCTCGTGATGCTGGCCGGCACGTTCCGCGACCCCGATCGCGAGGTCGCCTACGTCTCGACGCTGCGCGCGCAGCGGGCCGCGGCGATCCTGCTGATCGGGTCGGCGTTCGAAGACCGGGCGTGGGAGCGCGCGATGGCCGCCGAGCTCGAGCCGTACCGGCGCGGCGGCGGGCAGGTCGCGGCGGTCAGCCGCCACCGCGGGCTCAAGATCGACACCGTGCAGCCGGACAACAAGGGCGGCGCCGCGGCGCTGGCCGACGCGCTGGTCGCCCTCGGCCACAAGCGGTTCGCGGTGCTCGCCGGCCCGCGGCGGCTGAGCACGGTCATCGACCGGCTGGCCGGGTTCTCCGACGCGCTCGCCGCGCACGGCATCACCCTGCGCGAGGACGACGTCGTCGAGGGCGCCTTCACCCGCGACGGCGGCTACGAGGCGACGAAGCAGCTGCTGGCCGGCCGCAAGCGCAAGCTGCCGACCTGCGTCTTCGCCGTCACGGACGTGATGGCGATCGGCGCGCTGACGGCGTTGCGCGAGGAAGGCCTCTCCGTGCCGGGCGACATCTCGGTGGCCGGCTTCGACGACATCCCGGTCGTCCGCGACCTCGCCCCGGCGCTGACCACCGTGCGGCTGCCACTGGAGGAGCTGGGCGAGCGGGCGATGGACCTGGCGATCAAGGGCTCCGCGGGCACCCGGCCGCGGACGGTCCGGCTCTCCGGCGAAGTCGTGCTGCGCGAAAGCACCGGCCGCCCCAAGCGCTGACCCGGTCGGGCCTTGTCGTGCTTCGGCGCAGGCCCTACCGTGGATTCGAGAAAGCGCTTTCTGAGTCCCTGGAGGTCCCCCATGCTCGTGCTCCCGGTGCCCGGCGGCGGGCTGCTGGGCTGGACGCCGTCCGGGCCGCCGTGTCCCGAGCCGGCGGGGACGCCACCGTCGTCGCGGATCGCGTACGCCGCCGCGCACGTCGTGGCGGACGCGCTCGCCGACGAACCGGACGCCGTCGACTGGGACACGACCCTCGCCTTCCGCGAGCACCTCTGGTCGTGCGGCCTCGGCGTCGCGGAGGCGATGGACACCGCGCAACGCGGGATGGGTCTCGACTGGGCGACCACCCGGGAGCTCGTGACGCGCACCGGCGCGGCCGCGGCCGGACGGCGGTGGTGCGCCGGCGTCGGCACCGACCAGCTGCCGCCGGGGCCGGCGACCATTGCGTCCATTGTGGACGCCTGGCGCGAGCAGCTGGACCTGGTCGGCGGCGCGGGGGCGATCCCGGTCGTGATGGCCAGCCGGGCGCTCGCCGCCGCGGCCACCGGGCCCGGCGACTACCACGCGGCGTACGGGAAGCTGCTGTCCGAGGCGGGCGGCCCGGTCCTGCTGCACTGGCTGGGCGAGCAGTTCGACCCGGCGCTGGCCGGCTACTGGGGTCACGACGACGTCCGCGCGGCCGCCCGCGAGCTGGCGGCGCTCTGCACCGAGCACGCCGGCACGATCGCCGGGGTGAAGGTCTCGGTGCTGGACGCCGGCGTGGAGACCGAGTTCCGGCGCGCGCTGCCCGCGGGCGTCGCCTGCTACACCGGTGACGACTTCAACTACCCCGGACTCATCGCGGGTGACGAGGCCGGTCACAGCGAAGCCCTGCTCGGCATCTTCGACGCGATCGCCCCGGTGGCCGCGGCGGGGCTGCGCCGGCTGGACGACGGCGACCCCGCCGGCTTCCACGCCCGGCTCGACCCCACCGTGCCGCTGTCCCGCGAGATCTTCCGCGCGCCGACCCGGCACTACAAGACCGGCGTCGTCTTCCTGGCGTACCTGAACGGCCACCAGCGGCACTTCCGGATGATCGCCGGCCAGGAATCCGCGCGCACGATCACCCACCTCGCGACCCTGCTGCGGCTCGCCGACGAGGCGGGCGCGCTGGCCGACCCCGACCTCGCCGCGGCCCGGATGCGGCCGCTGCTGCTGGCCGCCGGGGTGGCGTGATGGACGAGCGGCTCAGCCTCAACCAGATCACCACCAAGGCGTGGTCGCTGCCCGAAGCGGTGGCGGGCTGCGCGGCGGCGGGCGTCGGCTGGATCGGGCTGTGGCGGGACAAGGTCGCGGAAACCGGCGTCGCCGAAACCGCGCGGCTGCTGAAGGAGCACGGGGTCCGGGTTTCGTCGTTGTGCCGCGGCGGGTTCTTCACCGGCGTGACCCCGGAAGGGTCCCCGGTGGACGGCGTGGCCCAGACCCGCGAGGCGATCGACGAAGCGGCCGCGCTCGGCGCCGGGGTGCTGGTGCTGGTGGTCGGCGGCGTTGCGGGCAACGACCTGGCCGCGTCCCGCCGGCGGGTCGCGGACGCCGTGGGCGAGCTGGCCCCGTACGCGGGCGAGCGAGGCGTCCGGCTCGGCCTGGAGCCGCTGCACCCGATGCAGTGCGCGGACCGTTCGGTGCTGTCCACTGTGGACCAGGCACTGGCGATCGCGGCGGAGCACCCCGCCGAGCAGGTCGGCGTGGTCGTGGACGAGTTCCACGTCTGGTGGGACCCGCGGATCGAGGAGTCGATCGCCGCGGCGGCCGGCCGGATCGCCGGGTTCCACGTGTGCGACGTGCTGGTGCCGCTGCCCGACCCGTTGCTGGGCCGCGCCCTGCCGGGCGACGGGCCCATCGACCACCGCCACTTGCGAGCCTGCGTCGAGGCGGCGGGGTACGACGGGCCGATCGAGGTCGAGGTGTTCAACGCGGACCTGTGGTCCCGGCCCGGCGCGGAGGTGCTGGCGGAGACGATCACGGCCTTCGAGCACCACGTGACCTGACCCCGCCCCGCCCCGCTGTCTTGAATGAGTCATTCAGGTCTCCGAAGTCCTGAATGACTCATTCAAGACGCTGAGCACCGCGGCGTTCGGGCGATGCGTGGCCTGAGGGGTCCACGGCGCGGTACGCTTGGTCCGTCCAGCGGACTGGGGAGGTCGCGCGATGACGACGGAGCACCAGACCGGCGACGAGGGCGCCGTGCGGAGCGTGCTGCGGGCGTTCGATCTGCTCGCTCTCTTCACCGAACACCGCCGGACCTGGGCGGTCAAGGATCTCACCGCGGCCAGCGGCCTGGCGAAGACGACCGTGCTGCGGCTCGTCGTCACCTGTGAACAGCGCGGGCTGCTCTGGACGCGGCCCGACGGGCGGATCACCGTCGGGCCCGGGATGCTGCGGTGGGCACAGCTGGCGAACACCGCGTGGCAGCTGCCCGAGCCGGTCCGCCAGGTGCTGCGGGACCTCGCGCTGGAGTGCCGGGAGACCGTCAACCTCTACGTCCGCAGCACGTCCGTGCTGGTCTGCGTGGCCCAGCAGGAGGG is a window from the Amycolatopsis sp. cg9 genome containing:
- the lpdA gene encoding dihydrolipoyl dehydrogenase, whose product is MSAQHFDVVVLGAGVGGYVAAIRASQLGLSVAVVEEKYWGGVCLNVGCIPSKALLRNAELAHVVTQEAKAFGISSDSPIRVDYTAAYERSRKVADGRVKGVHFLMKKNKITEFDGHGTFLDDHTLEVNGSQLTFGHCIIATGATTRLLPGTSRSSRVVTYEEQILSSELPASIVIAGAGAIGVEFAYVLKNYGVDVTIVEFLDRLVPLEDAEVSAELARRYRKLGIKVLTSTRVESIDESGSSVQVTVSSEKDGRQVLTADKVLQAIGFQPRVEGYGLEKTGVALTERGAIAIDGRGRTSVDHIFAIGDVTAKLMLAHASESMGVVAAETIAGAETMELDFPMIPRATYCQPQIASFGWTEAQAREKGFDVRVAKFPFTANGKAQGLGDAGGFVKLISDGAHGELIGGHLIGPDVTELLPELTLAQQWDLTVHEVARNVHAHPTLGEAVKEAVLGLAGHMINM
- a CDS encoding LacI family DNA-binding transcriptional regulator; amino-acid sequence: MKARPHVTLEDVARSANVSLATASRVLNGTASVRADLRERVSAAAAELAYAPNAHAQALAGGTHRTVGVICHDVSDPYFAAIAGGVMRVATDNGLLVMLAGTFRDPDREVAYVSTLRAQRAAAILLIGSAFEDRAWERAMAAELEPYRRGGGQVAAVSRHRGLKIDTVQPDNKGGAAALADALVALGHKRFAVLAGPRRLSTVIDRLAGFSDALAAHGITLREDDVVEGAFTRDGGYEATKQLLAGRKRKLPTCVFAVTDVMAIGALTALREEGLSVPGDISVAGFDDIPVVRDLAPALTTVRLPLEELGERAMDLAIKGSAGTRPRTVRLSGEVVLRESTGRPKR
- a CDS encoding dihydrodipicolinate synthase family protein, which codes for MLVLPVPGGGLLGWTPSGPPCPEPAGTPPSSRIAYAAAHVVADALADEPDAVDWDTTLAFREHLWSCGLGVAEAMDTAQRGMGLDWATTRELVTRTGAAAAGRRWCAGVGTDQLPPGPATIASIVDAWREQLDLVGGAGAIPVVMASRALAAAATGPGDYHAAYGKLLSEAGGPVLLHWLGEQFDPALAGYWGHDDVRAAARELAALCTEHAGTIAGVKVSVLDAGVETEFRRALPAGVACYTGDDFNYPGLIAGDEAGHSEALLGIFDAIAPVAAAGLRRLDDGDPAGFHARLDPTVPLSREIFRAPTRHYKTGVVFLAYLNGHQRHFRMIAGQESARTITHLATLLRLADEAGALADPDLAAARMRPLLLAAGVA
- a CDS encoding IclR family transcriptional regulator, which gives rise to MTTEHQTGDEGAVRSVLRAFDLLALFTEHRRTWAVKDLTAASGLAKTTVLRLVVTCEQRGLLWTRPDGRITVGPGMLRWAQLANTAWQLPEPVRQVLRDLALECRETVNLYVRSTSVLVCVAQQEGPLAIRHVGRVGDELPLGFGAAGRVLDGAEGAAVSHGEPEAGASSVAVPVHDGDGRVLAALAVTGPTSRFGAAEVAAFTEAVAGGSQRISQIGLGTRTE
- a CDS encoding lysophospholipid acyltransferase family protein; this encodes MTDRWTALDLEGELLTRRQMIAYGRRFARAGRGAWYSFAIEVVWQFLAQTTRFRVRGSRHIPKTGGVLVASNHLSFADPTTLTAFCLAAGRVPRYLAKASLWNLPVVGRVMRSGRHIPVYRGAATAADAYRDLVTSVRAGECVAVFPEGTFSKDPDGWPMRGKTGLVRAALETGAPVIPVANWGTHHLLPSTAWFPRGLPRKTVELVAGPPVDLSDLRDRPLTREVLEEATARIMGEVTTLLESIRGERRPLAA
- a CDS encoding sugar phosphate isomerase/epimerase family protein; the encoded protein is MDERLSLNQITTKAWSLPEAVAGCAAAGVGWIGLWRDKVAETGVAETARLLKEHGVRVSSLCRGGFFTGVTPEGSPVDGVAQTREAIDEAAALGAGVLVLVVGGVAGNDLAASRRRVADAVGELAPYAGERGVRLGLEPLHPMQCADRSVLSTVDQALAIAAEHPAEQVGVVVDEFHVWWDPRIEESIAAAAGRIAGFHVCDVLVPLPDPLLGRALPGDGPIDHRHLRACVEAAGYDGPIEVEVFNADLWSRPGAEVLAETITAFEHHVT
- a CDS encoding GNAT family N-acetyltransferase encodes the protein MVEIVRATPDQAAALTALVHASSAYRGDYATILDGYEVTPAYVEANPTFTATHDGGVVGFYALVEAELDLLFVADAAQGLGVGRRLVEHLRGEARTRGLRAIRVVAHPPALEFYLRMGARRTGTVPPNPPKVRWERPELRFDVPTC
- a CDS encoding nitroreductase family deazaflavin-dependent oxidoreductase, which translates into the protein MLFGDEHVRRYEETDGEVGHEWKEGVPTLVLTTKGRKTGQERKFALIYQEVDGNPVIVASKGGAPNHPGWYFNLVETPEVGVQVKADKFTAVARTAEGEERAKLWDKLAAVWPDYNEYAKKTDREIPVVVLERR